From a single Hippea jasoniae genomic region:
- the secE gene encoding preprotein translocase subunit SecE — translation MIKKVLGFLEEVKIEFKKVVWPGKKEVSTATISVVLFTVIVAFILSVLDYLLSIGLQSLFK, via the coding sequence ATGATTAAAAAGGTTCTTGGTTTTTTAGAAGAGGTTAAGATAGAGTTTAAGAAGGTAGTTTGGCCGGGTAAAAAAGAGGTATCAACTGCCACTATATCCGTGGTGTTATTCACGGTTATAGTGGCTTTTATTTTGAGTGTTTTAGACTACCTTCTCTCTATAGGTT
- the rpmG gene encoding 50S ribosomal protein L33: MREMVTLACSECKRKNYTSTRDKKKNKEKLELRKYCPFCRKHTIHREVK; the protein is encoded by the coding sequence ATGCGCGAAATGGTAACACTTGCCTGCTCTGAGTGCAAAAGGAAGAATTATACCAGCACTCGTGATAAGAAAAAGAATAAAGAAAAGCTTGAGCTAAGGAAATACTGTCCATTTTGCAGAAAACATACAATACATAGAGAGGTGAAATAG